ACGTTCCGCCACTTCCCGAAGGAGGCAAGGCCTGCACAGCCTCCGAAGGCCCCCCAGGCCGCCCAGGCCCCCCAGGCCGCACCGATTGCGGCGGTCGCGGCGAAGCCGTACATCGGCCCCCGCCCGAAGATCATCACGCGCAAGGGCTGGGGAGCCGACGAGAAGCTCCGCGAGAAGGGCTTCGTCTACACGAAGAGCATCAAGGCGGCCTTCGTCCACCACAGCGCGACCGGCAACAACTACACGTGCGGCCAGGCGCCCTCCGTCCTGCGCGGTATCTACCGCTACCACGTCCAGAGCAGCGGATGGCGGGACTTCGGCTACAACTTCGCCGTCGACAAGTGCGGGAACATCTACGAGGGCCGGGCGGGGGGCGTGGCCAAGCCGGTCCTGGGCGCGCACACGCTCGGCTTCAACACGAACAGCATGGGCGTCGCCGTCCTCGGTACGTACAGCAAGACGAATCCGCCGGCCGCCGTGCTCACGGCCGTCGCCAAGCTGACGGCGTGGAAGCTGGGTCTGCACGGCGTGAACCCGACGAGCACGACGTATCTGACCTCAGGTGGCGGAAACCTGTACAAGAAGGGCACGAAGGTCAAGCTCCGCACGATCGCCGGACACCGTGACGGATTCGCCACGGAGTGCCCCGGCGCACGCCTGTACGGCAAGCTCGCCACGGCCAGGACGACCTCGGCGAAGTACCAGGGAAGGCTCTGATGGGGTCAGCCGGGCAACCATCTGCATAAACTGACCGGTCATATCGCACGGAAGACCGAGACGGGCGGGCGGACCGGCCCCGAACAGGAAGCAGAGACGACAAGGTGACTGAAGCGATCCTCCTGGTCGGTGGCAAGGGCACAAGGCTGCGACCCCTCACGGTCAACACGCCCAAACCCATGGTCCCGGCGGCGGGCGTCCCCTTCCTGACGCATCAGCTGGCCCGCGCCCGCGCCGCCGGCGTCGAGCACATCGTGCTCGCCACCTCCTACCTGGCAGAGGTCTTCGAGCCGCACTTCGGCGACGGCTCCGACCTCGGCCTGAGCATCGAGTACGTCACCGAGGAGGAGCCCCTCGGCACGGGCGGCGCGATACGCAACGTCGCCTCGCGCCTCCAATCGGGCCCCGACGACCCGGTCCTGATCTTCAACGGCGACATCCTCACGGGCCTGGACATCAGGGCCCTGGTGGACACCCACGCGTCCTCGGGCGCGGACGTCTCACTCCACCTCACGCGGGTGGAGGACCCTCGCGCCTTCGGCCTGGTCCCCACAGACGCCACGGGCCGGGTGACGGCCTTCCTGGAGAAGCCGCAGACCCCGGAAGAGATCGTCACGGACCAGATCAACGCCGGCGCGTACGTCTTCCGCCGCTCGGTCATCGACAGGATCCCGGCAGGCCGCCCCGTCTCGGTGGAACGCGAGACGTTCCCGGAACTCCTCTCCTCGGGAGCGCACCTCCAGGGCATGGTCGACTCGACGTACTGGCTGGACCTCGGCACCCCGCAGGCCTTCGTCCGCGGCTCCGCCGACCTGGTCCTCGGCCGCGCTCCCTCCCCGGCCGTCCCGGGCCGCTGCGGCGACCGCCTGGTCCTCCCGTCGGCCCGCGTGGCCCCGGACGCCAAGCTGACCGGCGGCACGGTCGTCGGCGCGGACGCGCAGGTGGGCGAGGGCGCCCGCATCACCGGCTCCACGATCCTGGCGGGCGCGGTCATCGAACCGGGCGCGGTGATCACCGACTCCCTCGTCGGCGCGGGCGCCCGCATCGGAGCGCGTACGGTCCTCACGGGCGCGGTCATAGGCGACGGCGCCCACGTGGGCCCGGACAACGAACTCCGCGACGGCATCCGCATCTGGTGCGACACCACCCTCCCGGCCAACGCGGTCCGCTTCTCCTCGGACCAGTAGACGCACACCCGCCCCGGCGTGGCCCCGCCCCCACCCACGCCGGGCCCGGCCCCCACACGCCCACGCCGCGCCCCCACACGCCCACGCCGCGCCCCCACACGCCCACGCCGCGCCCCCACACGCCCGCGCCGCGCTTCCGCGCCCGCGCCGCGCCCCCACACGCCCACGCCGCGCCCCCACACGCCCGCGCCGCGCTTCCGCGCCCACGCCACACGCCCGCGCCGCGCTTCCGCGCCCACGCCACACGCCCGCGCCGCGCTTCCGCGCCCACGTCGCGCGCCCGCGCCGCGCGCCCGCGCCGCGCTTCCGCGCCCACGTCGCGCGCCCACGTCGCGCGCCCGCGCCGCGCGCCCGCGCCGCGCTTCCGCGCCCACGTCGCGCGCCCACGCCGCGCTTCCGCGCCCGCGCCGGGCACGTTGCGCCCACGGCGGGGCCGCCGCCACCCACGTTGTGGGCATACGTTCCGCAGGGCGGAACGGGTGGGCACAACGCCCCCAGGGCGTCGCCCGCTCCCTGCTCGTTCGCCCCCAGGACCCGCACGGCACCGGGCAGGACCCGCACGCCTCCGGGCCAAGGCCGCCTCGCAGGAGCCCCCGCTAGGCTCGTAGCCATGGCCGGCCGCTTCCCACCCCGCACCCCCACCACCCGCACGACGGTGCGCGGCGGCGCCGTCCCCGTACCCGCCACAACGGACGCCACGGCGGACCAGGACCAGGACGAGGTCCAGGACCTGGACCTGGACCTGGACCAGGGTCCGGCGCAGGGTCCGGCCAAGGCCACGCCCCCGGACCTCGGCCTCACCCTCGGCCCCCTCCGCCGCGGCCCCGCCGACCCCACCTTCCGCGTCACCCCCGACGGCTCCGTCTGGCGGGCCAGCCGCACCCCCGCCGGCCCGGGCACGATCCGCGTCGCCGTCCGCGACGGCACGACGGAAGCCGAAGCCTGGGGCGCGGGCGCGACCTGGCTCCTGGACCGCCTCCCGGCGCTGACCGGCGCCGAGGACGACCCCACCGCCTTCGTCCCCCGCCACAAACTCCTCGCCGCCATCCACCGCCGCCGCCCCGGCCTCCGCCTCACCCGCACGGGCCTGGTCCTGGAGTCCCTGATCCCGTCGGTCCTGGAGCAGAAGGTCACGGCGGACGAGGCCTACCGGTCCTGGCGGCTCCTCGTACGGAAGTACGGCGAGCCCGCGCCGGGCCCGGCCCCCGAGGGCATGCACGTGATGCCGGACGCCCGCACCTGGGCCCTGATCCCGTCCTGGGAGTGGCACCGTGCGAACGTCGACGGCAAACGCTCGGCCACGATCGTCCGCGCGGCCAGGGCGGCGGCCCGCCTGGAGGAGGCGGCGCACATGGACCCGCCGGCGGCCCGCCGACGGCTGGAACTGATCCCGGGCATCGGCCCGTGGACGAGCGCGGAGACGGTCCAGCGCAGCAACGGCGCGCCGGACGAGGTCACCACGGGAGACCTCCACCTCCCGGGCATCGTCGGCTGGGCGCTCAAGGGCGACCGCACGACCGACGACGCGGCGATGCTGGAGCTCCTGGCCCCGTACGAGGGCCAACGCCACCGCGCGGCCCGCCTGATCCTCCTCAGCGGCCGCGTCCCGCCCCGCAGGGCGCCCCGGATGACTCCGGGCAGGATCGCCCACCTCTGAAAAAGGCTCAACGAACCTCAAAAAGGCTGAACGAACCTCAAGAGGGTTCGACGAACCTCAACGAACCTCGACGAACTCCGCAGCACGCCGCGCCGGCCGCGCACCCGCCGCCACCGCCGCATGCCCGATCGCCACCGCGCCCATCGGGTCCCAGCCCTCCGGCAGCCCGAGGACGTCCCGTACGACGTTCCGGCAGAACATCGTCGACGACACCCACGCCGAGCCCAGCCGCTCACCGGCCAGCGCCACCAGGAAGTTCTGTACGCCCGCGCCCGCCGCGACCACGAACATCTCGCGCTCGGCGGCGTCCCGGCGCGGATCGCCGTAGTGGTGGGCGCCGTCCATGACGAGGCAGGGCACGGCCAGATAGGGCGCGTTGCGCAGGACGTCCCCGCGCCGCACCCGCTTGGCCACGGACTCCTCGGACTTCCCGTCCCGCCGCAGGTCCGCGATCCACGCGTCCCGCATCGCGTCGAGCAGCCGCACCCGCGACTCGGGCGACTCGAGCAGGACGAACCGCCAGGGCGTGGTGTGGTGCGGGGCGGGCGCCGTCACGGCCGCGGCGACCGCACGCCGTACCGCGCCCGGGTCGACCGGCTCGTCGGTGAACTCCCGTACGGTCCGCCGCAGCGTCACCGCCTCCCGTACGGCCTCCGACGTCCCGAGCCGGAACATGTCGTCGGCGGCGCCGCGCACGAGCGCCCGCGCCCCCGGTTCCTCGTCCCCGCCCA
The sequence above is a segment of the Streptomyces sp. NBC_01255 genome. Coding sequences within it:
- a CDS encoding DNA-3-methyladenine glycosylase family protein; the protein is MAGRFPPRTPTTRTTVRGGAVPVPATTDATADQDQDEVQDLDLDLDQGPAQGPAKATPPDLGLTLGPLRRGPADPTFRVTPDGSVWRASRTPAGPGTIRVAVRDGTTEAEAWGAGATWLLDRLPALTGAEDDPTAFVPRHKLLAAIHRRRPGLRLTRTGLVLESLIPSVLEQKVTADEAYRSWRLLVRKYGEPAPGPAPEGMHVMPDARTWALIPSWEWHRANVDGKRSATIVRAARAAARLEEAAHMDPPAARRRLELIPGIGPWTSAETVQRSNGAPDEVTTGDLHLPGIVGWALKGDRTTDDAAMLELLAPYEGQRHRAARLILLSGRVPPRRAPRMTPGRIAHL
- a CDS encoding coenzyme F420-0:L-glutamate ligase, producing MWALDGLPEVAAGDDLAKLIASVSPGLVDGDVLLVTSKIVSKAEGRVIAADDREEAIDAETVRVVARRGTLRIVENRQGLVMAAAGVDASNTPSGTVLLLPEDPDASARRIRSGLRDALGVDVGVVVTDTFGRPWRSGLTDVAIGAAGVRVLDDLRGGTDAHGNPLSATVVATADELAAAGDLVKGKANGLPVAVVRGLPHVVGGDEEPGARALVRGAADDMFRLGTSEAVREAVTLRRTVREFTDEPVDPGAVRRAVAAAVTAPAPHHTTPWRFVLLESPESRVRLLDAMRDAWIADLRRDGKSEESVAKRVRRGDVLRNAPYLAVPCLVMDGAHHYGDPRRDAAEREMFVVAAGAGVQNFLVALAGERLGSAWVSSTMFCRNVVRDVLGLPEGWDPMGAVAIGHAAVAAGARPARRAAEFVEVR
- a CDS encoding peptidoglycan recognition protein family protein, coding for MRASLATSIAVTCAAVLALPASLAAPAAATAPPAVAALPPGPEQLPGSTQSLPLEPLGDSVRGFGGGDGSDPGERGLARRDVRPFSLVGVVWDDPTAALHGTVQVRTRATGGGIWSEWQDVETHNDEHGADPETAEGAGRALKGSTAPLWVGDSDGVEIRVRGEGQLPEGLRLELVDPGADRAGTAPRVRTAAAPAGPTAAEAAASAVNSQLAPYGAAWIPALSKEATEVTFRHFPKEARPAQPPKAPQAAQAPQAAPIAAVAAKPYIGPRPKIITRKGWGADEKLREKGFVYTKSIKAAFVHHSATGNNYTCGQAPSVLRGIYRYHVQSSGWRDFGYNFAVDKCGNIYEGRAGGVAKPVLGAHTLGFNTNSMGVAVLGTYSKTNPPAAVLTAVAKLTAWKLGLHGVNPTSTTYLTSGGGNLYKKGTKVKLRTIAGHRDGFATECPGARLYGKLATARTTSAKYQGRL
- a CDS encoding NDP-sugar synthase; this translates as MTEAILLVGGKGTRLRPLTVNTPKPMVPAAGVPFLTHQLARARAAGVEHIVLATSYLAEVFEPHFGDGSDLGLSIEYVTEEEPLGTGGAIRNVASRLQSGPDDPVLIFNGDILTGLDIRALVDTHASSGADVSLHLTRVEDPRAFGLVPTDATGRVTAFLEKPQTPEEIVTDQINAGAYVFRRSVIDRIPAGRPVSVERETFPELLSSGAHLQGMVDSTYWLDLGTPQAFVRGSADLVLGRAPSPAVPGRCGDRLVLPSARVAPDAKLTGGTVVGADAQVGEGARITGSTILAGAVIEPGAVITDSLVGAGARIGARTVLTGAVIGDGAHVGPDNELRDGIRIWCDTTLPANAVRFSSDQ